The bacterium genome includes the window CTCATAGCGTGAGAAGGCGAGTTCTGTACCATCAGGCGACGGTTCCCCGAAGAGCGCTCCTCCAACGACATTGGTTACCGGTTCGATTGTGGTGCGGTCGGAAGACATTCGATAGACATTCCAGATGCCTGTTGAATCGCTGGTGAAATAAATCCATTTTCCATCGCGCGACCATGCCGCATTGCGGTCGTCCCACCGACTTTCCCGCAGTAACTCCGTTTTACCGGAAGCAACATCCAACATTATCAAATCACGGTTTTCATCGGTAACGAGCGAGAAGAGAATTGATTTACCATCGGGCGAAAATCGTGGTTGAGAAACCTGCTCACCGTTAGTATAGTTCGTTAGAGTGCGACTCGGCAACGGCGATTTACGGGGAATATCCTTCATCACCAAATCGGGCAGCTCAATCAGAATGAGATTTGAGGTACCATCACTCTGAGTAATCGCTACTATCGAATTTCCATCAGAAGAAATGTCGGGTTGCTGTACCCGCGCTTCATAGGTTAACCGATACGACTTCTTTTTCTGTATGTTGTACCAGTATAAATCGTTTAAACGACGCTGGTCTTTGGTTAGCGGTTGGTGAGAGTAGACGATTGCACTGTCGTTGGGATGAATCGCGAATGGCGCTGATGTAACAAACAATTTATCTTTCTTACCACTCTCGACATCGTATTTTACGACTTTTGAGCCGCCGAAGAAATCCTTCTCTTTGTTGGATACGAAATAGATATTTTTACCATCGTTTGACCAACGTGGGTAGAGATTTCCAAATCCATCTTCCTCTAATAACCGTCCATTGACTTCATTAGCGCGAATCGTGGTAGTACGCTGTGAATAAGTTTCCTTTAGAGTCCGCGACCAATCGTTATACAATTCTCGTGCGGAGACTCCCAAGGCGTTTCGACAAGCGCCATCTAATGTCCAAGTCATCGGCTTTGCCATCGCTTCGGATAATTTTCGAAATGACGCTTCACCATAACGGTCAGAGATGTATTGTACGAGCGAGAACCCTTGGTTGTAAACCAGTTCTCCGCCGAGACTATTTTTCTCGAAGACGCCCATTTCATCGAGGGTCAATAGGTTTCCGGTTAAGGAACGAGTACGCAAGAGCATTTCCCGATGACTATCGCGATAGTCGAAATTCATCCCTTTTCGCATCGATTGGGCAGTCCCTTCGGCGAACCAATGGGGTACAACCGTATTAATCACCGGATAGCTAATGATGCGATTCGGAAACCCATACAATACATCGGGGCGCGATTCTTTCTCGTAATCGATCACTTGGGTATAGATACCGGGAATTTCGCGCGACCATTTGCGAGCCGCGCCAAGCTGAATCATGTGGGCATATTCGTGAGTGACAACATTTCGGAGCCAATGGTGCGAACCACGGAACTCAAAATCGAGCGCTGGTGCCCAGATGATGATTTTATTATTAAGGTAGTACGTCGCTCCATTCGCATAATCGTCGGTATCGTATACCACCCAGTGTACTTTCGTATCGGGGGTATAGTGATACAACTCGACTAATTGCGGATGGACAGCATCGGCAATGTTCAATATCTCGCGGGCAGTACGTTCGGAACCGACGTGATAGTGAAGGACATGAAACTGCCCTTCCATCGTCCGCCATTTTAATCCGGAGTGATTGAAGGGAGTAACCTGAGCAGTTGACACCTTTGCCAATACAAAGACCATTGACAAGAGCAACAAGACGATACGGAATATTCTTGTATTGAAAAACAATGATATGGCGTACGGTGTCATTTAATCACCGCCGCTTTGATAAGTTTCACTGGTGTTCCAGGAGTTTCTACTCGAATCAGATACATCCCGCGCTCAACATTCGCATTCCATTTATATTCAAAACCGCCACCTTCGACCGGGTAGGGATTTGTCAAGGTTGCCACACGTTCCCCATCTAAGTCGTACACATTCACTTTCGTTGCGGATGCATTCGCACTACTGATACCGAGCCGGACGTATCCGATACCATCACGAATCGGATTCGGCCAAACAAATGAATAGGAAATCCCGCTACCAAACGTAGTCGACCAAGTCTGTTCGGAGTAATACTTGGGAATCCCGGATGCCGAACCGTTTGGACAAGCCCAAGTGATTTGCGAAAGTTCGTTGTTTGGAATCGGGGCGATGTAGATACCGCCATCACGAGATACTGCAACTACATGTTTCCGGCTGGTTGAAGTCGATGAGTCGGATAGCAACACCAGACCATCGACCGATAAGGAACCGATTGCGATGGGATAACGGTCATCGCGGGTTCGTTTATTCAACGAGTACAATTCCCCGGATTGCGTGCCGTACCAGAGAATTGGTTCATCGTTGACGTTGGCTCCTGCAACCATCGATACCGGAATCGAATTTGATGGGAGACGACGGGGAAAATCGGTCTGGACACCGTCTTTACCCACCAGCCACCAATTTTGATCATCCAATACAGCTAAGTTCTCCGTAGTCCAAGCGACACCGTGTAATGGCGAATGGAGATTCATGAGAGGAATTTCGCGCCATGTTCCGATGGGATTTTTTACAAACAACTGGCGATTAATTCCGACAAACGTCGACGCGACTCCGACAGGTTTAAAATTCAGCGCGGACGGATTCGACCGATACTCCGAGGGAATCGGATAAGTTTGAAGCAGGTGTTCGTAATTCAGAAAACGCATCGTATTGGCAGGCGGTAACGCTGTCGTGAACACACTATCTAAGTCAAGCGATAATTCCAGACTGAAATTGAACGAATTCACATACCAGCGACAATCAACATCGTCAAATTGCAGGTTGCCCGGTACCGCATAAGGAAATGCAATTTGCCGGGTTCCGATACGTTCCACTGCAAATCGATTGGAAGTATGCAAGACCCGATACGCTTCCAAAGAGTGTTGTAACGAATCGCTCGGTAATGCGCGCATCATCAACAGATGAGGGACATCCATCGCATCCAAACCGATCGTAACATTCTCAATCGCTGCAGCACTCACGGGAGTTGTCTCTAACGCATAAGCAGTCATTGAATCGACTACTGCAGCAG containing:
- a CDS encoding biopolymer transporter Tol, with protein sequence MTPYAISLFFNTRIFRIVLLLLSMVFVLAKVSTAQVTPFNHSGLKWRTMEGQFHVLHYHVGSERTAREILNIADAVHPQLVELYHYTPDTKVHWVVYDTDDYANGATYYLNNKIIIWAPALDFEFRGSHHWLRNVVTHEYAHMIQLGAARKWSREIPGIYTQVIDYEKESRPDVLYGFPNRIISYPVINTVVPHWFAEGTAQSMRKGMNFDYRDSHREMLLRTRSLTGNLLTLDEMGVFEKNSLGGELVYNQGFSLVQYISDRYGEASFRKLSEAMAKPMTWTLDGACRNALGVSARELYNDWSRTLKETYSQRTTTIRANEVNGRLLEEDGFGNLYPRWSNDGKNIYFVSNKEKDFFGGSKVVKYDVESGKKDKLFVTSAPFAIHPNDSAIVYSHQPLTKDQRRLNDLYWYNIQKKKSYRLTYEARVQQPDISSDGNSIVAITQSDGTSNLILIELPDLVMKDIPRKSPLPSRTLTNYTNGEQVSQPRFSPDGKSILFSLVTDENRDLIMLDVASGKTELLRESRWDDRNAAWSRDGKWIYFTSDSTGIWNVYRMSSDRTTIEPVTNVVGGALFGEPSPDGTELAFSRYE